In the Drosophila takahashii strain IR98-3 E-12201 chromosome 3R, DtakHiC1v2, whole genome shotgun sequence genome, one interval contains:
- the Ssl2 gene encoding adipocyte plasma membrane-associated protein Hemomucin isoform X2 yields the protein MGFLGALLKTIIILCIFLGALILLPGLPPSTTFPFKEYVIKPPRELNGVLQTNFHLDKAKQLWKDRIFGPECLLVFEEKIYTGIHSGEVIGLSNEETIQPITKIGQPCDYIFDDELCGYPVGLALDTQGKNLIVADSYYGVWQVNLATKAKTRLVSKEQILPGKKVNRRAKLFNSLAVSRQGEIYWTDSLSDDFVLAPFANPSDSSDTIAKRRQTRYS from the exons ATGGGTTTTCTAGGCGCATTActtaaaacaattattattttgtgcatTTTCTTGGGAGCATTAATCCTGCTTCCCGGACTGCCTCCAAGCACCACTTTTCCCttcaaagaatatgt caTAAAGCCACCTAGGGAACTAAATGGAGTTCTGCAGACAAACTTTCATTTGGATAAAGCCAAACAGTTGTGGAAGGATCGGATATTTGGACCAGAGTGTCTTCTGGTCTTCGAGGAGAAGATATACACGGGTATTCACAGTGGAGAGGTCATTGGCCTGAGCAACGAAGAGACTATTCAGCCTATCACAAAGATAGGGCAACCATGTG ATTATATTTTTGACGATGAGCTGTGTGGCTATCCAGTGGGCCTGGCCCTTGACACCCAAGGAAAGAATCTGATAGTAGCAGATTCATATTATGGAGTTTGGCAAGTTAACTTGGCTACGAAGGCGAAGACTAGGTTGGTGTCCAAGGAGCAGATCCTGCCTGGCAAGAAAGTAAACCGTAGGGCTAAGCTTTTCAATTCGCTAGCAGTTAGCCGGCAGGGCGAAATCTACTGGACTGATTCCTTATCGGATGACTTTGTCTTGGCTCCGTTTGCTAACCCATCAG ACTCTTCAGATACAATCGCGAAAAGAAGACAAACGAGGTACTCCTAG
- the Ssl2 gene encoding adipocyte plasma membrane-associated protein Hemomucin isoform X1 gives MGFLGALLKTIIILCIFLGALILLPGLPPSTTFPFKEYVIKPPRELNGVLQTNFHLDKAKQLWKDRIFGPECLLVFEEKIYTGIHSGEVIGLSNEETIQPITKIGQPCDYIFDDELCGYPVGLALDTQGKNLIVADSYYGVWQVNLATKAKTRLVSKEQILPGKKVNRRAKLFNSLAVSRQGEIYWTDSLSDDFVLAPFANPSGRLFRYNREKKTNEVLLDELAFANGLALSPGEDFIIVAETTAMRLTKYYLKGSRAGQSEVFVDGLPGWPDNLTSDSEGIWVPLSVASDSENPNLFASLAPYPRLRSILARLVGLMQLPFRISNYIYPNDIAARLFHSFNEMATNAAPNRSTVVRVDWKGNIVRSLHGFDRSASGISHVLEIKGDLYLGSPFNQYIAKVKLPDYVAKSVKETKTNEDQLI, from the exons ATGGGTTTTCTAGGCGCATTActtaaaacaattattattttgtgcatTTTCTTGGGAGCATTAATCCTGCTTCCCGGACTGCCTCCAAGCACCACTTTTCCCttcaaagaatatgt caTAAAGCCACCTAGGGAACTAAATGGAGTTCTGCAGACAAACTTTCATTTGGATAAAGCCAAACAGTTGTGGAAGGATCGGATATTTGGACCAGAGTGTCTTCTGGTCTTCGAGGAGAAGATATACACGGGTATTCACAGTGGAGAGGTCATTGGCCTGAGCAACGAAGAGACTATTCAGCCTATCACAAAGATAGGGCAACCATGTG ATTATATTTTTGACGATGAGCTGTGTGGCTATCCAGTGGGCCTGGCCCTTGACACCCAAGGAAAGAATCTGATAGTAGCAGATTCATATTATGGAGTTTGGCAAGTTAACTTGGCTACGAAGGCGAAGACTAGGTTGGTGTCCAAGGAGCAGATCCTGCCTGGCAAGAAAGTAAACCGTAGGGCTAAGCTTTTCAATTCGCTAGCAGTTAGCCGGCAGGGCGAAATCTACTGGACTGATTCCTTATCGGATGACTTTGTCTTGGCTCCGTTTGCTAACCCATCAGGTCG ACTCTTCAGATACAATCGCGAAAAGAAGACAAACGAGGTACTCCTAGATGAGTTGGCCTTTGCCAACGGATTGGCTTTAAGTCCTGGAGAGGATTTCATAATCGTAGCCGAGACGACGGCCATGCGTCTGACCAAGTACTACCTCAAAGGATCTCGGGCGGGTCAGAGTGAAGTCTTTGTGGATGGTTTGCCTGGATGGCCGGATAATCTAACTTCTGATAGTGAGGGAATTTGGGTGCCTTTATCCGTTGCTTCGGATAGTGAGAATCCCAATTTATTTGCCTCTTTGGCTCCCTATCCGAGATTACGGTCTATCCTTGCCCGTCTGGTGGGTCTAATGCAGCTTCCCTTCAGAATTTCGAACTATATATATCCGAACGATATTGCTGCTCGACTTTTCCACTCCTTCAATGAGATGGCCACCAATGCAGCGCCCAATCGAAGCACTGTGGTTCGTGTGGATTGGAAGGGAAATATTGTGAGATCCCTGCATGGTTTTGATAGATCAGCCTCGGGCATATCTCATGTTTTGGAAATTAAAGGAGACCTATACTTGGGATCACCATTTAATCAGTATATAGCTAAAGTCAAATTACCCGACTACGTGGCGAAGTCTGtaaaagaaactaaaactaaTGAGGATCAACTTATATAG
- the LOC108064857 gene encoding SCY1-like protein 2: protein MDMINKFYSSAVQTVSTLSGVLPGNNVTREYEVLDQVCTAGVGLMWKVYNGHKKSTKQEVSVFVFEKKSLERWSKDDRETMLETLRRGVQQLTKIRHPHVLTVQHPLEESRDSLAFATEPVFASLANVVGDNVRSDKKLYDVEIRHGLLQLFDGLQFLHQDAKIVHRNISAETIVINKNRSWKLFGFDFCIANQPATDGTPHWPFREYTTSLHVLAQPSLEYTAPELALNSVNTPDSDLFSLGVLVFTIYAGKPLKMFGSDYSSFRRYANDLNQRKYPPMNAVPSELTESLKALLHPSASLRPKLHELKQIAYFQDVGVKTLSYLDSLYQWDNLQKSKFYKGLPQIIPTLPHRVNLHSILPYLVKEFVNSPMIPFVLPNVLLIAEMSSQREYCDHILPHLKPIFKLTDPIQILLIFMQKMDLLLKLTPAEEVKQSVLPLLYRSLECDMPQIQDLCLAVLPTFSTLIDYNAMKNSVLPRIKKLCLQSSNVSVKVNCLISIGKLLENLDKWLVLDEILPFLQQIQSREPAIIMGIIGIYKIAMTNTKLGITKDVMAHKCIPYLVPLSVENGLTIAQFNTIIALIKEMMARVEQEQREKLQQLSTIQRDNKPKDASEILANELDSSTISANGAGNGNKINDDMFSGFSVGQPNASSAAPLAPVKAREQLKISHNTIAAPPGARPDILSSMMQSNLTGLGTTAVTAAAPPAPAPIQQMQTNNGWHSANPLVMNHQLASPQASNNNSFSLDDLDPFAGGRPSVGAPKPNNTNGANMYTLQQPTVNYIYPTGYSLNNIQQQQQQQQLLAKPNQAQTLQPQTQPLLPTDNQNLNALSQQDILNFLN from the exons ATGGACATGATAAACAAGTTCTACTCATCTGCCGTGCAGACGGTGTCCACATTATCCGGCGTCTTGCCCGGGAACAATGTGACGCGGGAGTACGAGGTGCTGGACCAGGTGTGCACCGCCGGAGTGG GCCTGATGTGGAAGGTGTACAATGGCCACAAGAAGAGCACCAAACAGGAGGTGTCCGTATTCGTCTTTGAGAAGAAGTCCCTGGAGCGCTGGTCGAAAGATGACAGGGAGACCATGCTGGAAACACTGCGTCGAGGGGTTCAGCAGCTGACCAAGATTCGTCATCCGCATGTGCTGACCGTACAGCATCCGCTGGAGGAGAGCCGGGACTCGCTGGCCTTTGCCACGGAGCCAGTCTTCGCCTCGCTGGCCAACGTTGTGGGCGACAATGTGCGCTCCGACAAGAAGCTGTACGATGTGGAGATCCGACACGGTCTGCTGCAGCTCTTCGACGGCCTGCAGTTCCTTCACCAGGACGCCAAGATTGTCCATCGCAACATCAGCGCCGAGACGATCGTCATCAACAAGAACCGCAGTTGGAAGCTCTTTGGCTTTGACTTTTGCATCGCCAACCAACCGGCCACCGATGGCACACCGCACTGGCCCTTCCGGGAGTACACCACTTCCCTGCACGTCCTGGCTCAGCCCAGTCTGGAGTATACGGCTCCCGAGTTGGCCCTGAACAGTGTCAACACCCCCGACAGTGATCTCTTTTCGTTGG gTGTCCTCGTCTTCACCATCTATGCCGGAAAGCCGCTGAAGATGTTTGGCAGCGATTACAGCAGCTTTCGACGCTATGCTAATGATCTGAACCAGCGGAAATATCCACCCATGAACGCAGTGCCCAGCGAGCTAACAGAGAGTCTCAAAGCTCTACTGCATCCCAGTGCTAGTTTGCGACCCAAGCTGCACGAACTAAAGCAGATCGCTTACTTTCAGGACGTTGGGGTCAAGACACTAAGCTATTTGGACTCTCTGTATCAGTGGGACAACCTGCAGAAGTCCAAGTTCTACAAGGGCCTGCCGCAAATCATTCCGACGCTTCCACATCGCGTCAATTTGCACTCGATCCTACCCTATCTGGTCAAGGAGTTTGTCAACTCGCCGATGATACCGTTTGTGCTACCGAATGTCCTGCTCATCGCGGAGATGAGCAGCCAGCGAGAGTACTGCGATCACATCCTTCCGCACCTGAAACCGATCTTCAAGCTAACGGATCCCATTCAAATTCTGCTGATCTTTATGCAAAAGATGGATCTGCTGCTGAAGCTCACGCCGGCGGAAGAGGTGAAGCAGAGTGTGCTGCCACTGTTGTATCGATCCCTGGAATGCGACATGCCCCAGATCCAAGATCTCTGCCTGGCTGTCCTGCCCACATTCTCCACTCTGATCGACTACAACGCAATGAAGAACTCGGTGCTGCCGCGCATCAAGAAATTGTGCCTGCAGAGCAGCAATGTGTCGGTGAAGGTTAACTGCTTGATTTCCATTGGCAAGCTCCTGGAAAATCTGGACAAGTGGCTGGTGCTGGATGAGATTCTACCCTTCTTGCAGCAGATTCAAAGCCGCGAGCCAGCTATTATAATGGGAATAATTG GCATCTATAAAATCGCAATGACCAACACCAAACTGGGTATAACAAAGGACGTGATGGCTCATAAATGCATTCCATACCTGGTACCCTTAAGTGTGGAGAACGGCCTAACCATAGCGCAATTTAATACGATTATAGCCCTGATCAAGGAGATGATGGCCCGTGTGGAGCAAGAGCAGCGGGAGAAACTGCAGCAACTGTCCACTATACAGAGAGACAACAA ACCAAAAGATGCTTCCGAAATATTAGCCAATGAGCTGGATAGCTCTACCATCTCCGCCAATGGTGCCGGTAATGGTAACAAGATCAACGATGACATGTTCTCTGGGTTCTCTGTGGGCCAGCCAAATGCCTCCTCAGCCGCTCCACTGGCACCGGTCAAGGCCAGGGAACAACTCAA AATATCGCACAATACAATAGCAGCGCCGCCGGGAGCCAGGCCAGATATTCTGTCTTCGATGATGCAGAGCAACCTCACTGGTCTGGGGACAACAGCAgtgacagcagcagcacctcCTGCACCAGCACCCATACAACAAATGCAGACCAATAATGGTTGGCACAGTGCGAATCCTTTGGTGATGAACCATCAACTGGCCTCGCCGCAAGCGAGCAACAACAATTCCTTCTCGCTGGACGACCTGGATCCCTTCGCTGGTGGAAGACCCTCAGTTGGAGCGCCTAAGCCCAACAACACGAACGGTGCCAATATGTATACGCTGCAGCAGCCCACAGTTAACTACATTTATCCAACCGGGTATAGTCTGAATAacatccagcagcagcagcagcaacagcagcttcTGGCAAAGCCCAACCAAGCGCAAACGCTACAGCCGCAGACACAGCCGCTGCTGCCGACGGATAACCAGAACCTCAACGCACTTTCCCAGCAGGACATACTTAACTTCTTGAACTAG